In Pseudohongiella acticola, the sequence AACTAAACGGACCGAAATAGCGCAATTAGCATGGCAGAAAGCGACGGTTTATTCTTGGGAGCGCTGCGCGGATGAGACACTTGCTTTTATTGCGAAAGTAGCTGAGTAGAGATACCTATATGTTTTCCGACAAAACCTTATTGATAACTGGCGGCACCGGCTCATTCGGCCACGCTGTGCTGCGCAGATTCCTTGACTCGGACTTGCGCGAGATTCGTATCCTCAGCCGCGATGAGAAGAAGCAGGATGATATGCGTAAAGAATATCAGTCCCCGCGGCTCAAGTTCTATATCGGTGATGTACGCGACTATAATTCTGTGCTCAGTGCCATGCGTGGCGTTGACTATGTTTTTCATGCGGCGGCGCTTAAGCAGGTGCCTTCCTGCGAGTTTCATCCACTGGAGGCGGTCAAGACGAATGTGCTGGGCACTGAGAATGTGCTGGAGGCCGCGATAAACTGCGAGGTAGAGCGCGTTATCTGCCTGAGTACCGACAAGGCAGTCTACCCTATCAATGCCATGGGTATCTCCAAGGCGATGATGGAGAAAGTGGCTGTCGCCAAATCCAGAAGCAGCAGTTCAACCGTTATCTGTGCGACGCGTTACGGCAACGTGATGGCGTCCAGAGGCTCCGTCATTCCGTTGTTTGTTGAACAGATTCGCAGTGGTCGGCCGATTTCCATTACCGATCCGACCATGACCCGGTTCATGATGACGCTGGATGATGCGGTGAACCTGGTACTGTTTGCCTTCGAGCATGGCAATCCTGGCGACATATTTGTGCAGAAAGCACCGGCGTCCACCATCGAAACGCTGGCCCGGGCACTGACCTCGTTGTTGCAGGTGCCTGATCACGATATCCGCACCATCGGTACGCGCCATGGCGAAAAACGCTTTGAAGCGCTGCTGACGCGCGAAGAGATGGCTGGTGCGGCTGATCTGGGTGACTATTATCGGATACCGCCGGATCAACGTGATCTGAATTACGAGAAATATGTTGAGCTGGGTGAAACCAGTATTTCCAGCGCGGAAGACTACAACTCTGACAATACCACGCGCCTTGATGTTGAGGGCATGAAACAGCTATTGATGAAACTGGATTTCATCAAGGCTATTGTGGCAGGCGCACACGTGGAGCCTGAGGTTTAAGATGAACGTATTAGTAACCGGCGCAGATGGTTTTATCGGTAAGAATCTATGTCTGCGCCTGAGCGAAGAGGCATCGGTATCGGTTATCCCCTTTACCCGAAGTAATACCATAGATGATCTCGCCGGCCTGGTAGCCGATGCTGACGCTGTAGTGCATCTGGCGGGTGAAAACCGGCCACAGGATCCGGCCGCATTCGAGCAGATCAACGTGGGCCTGACCCGCGCGTTGTGTGATGCCATCAGCGCCGCCGGCAAGCGCATACCCTTGATATTGGCATCGTCTGCGCAGGCTGAGTTGGACAACCCCTATGGCAAGAGCAAGCTGGCTGCTGAGCAGGCAGTGCAGGCGTTGGCGGGGGACGGCGGCAATCCGGTAGCGGTTTATCGCTTGCCCGGTGTCTTCGGTAAATGGTGCAAACCCAACTACAACTCGGTGGTTGCCACCTTCTGCCATAACCTGGCAAATGATCTGCCGATTCAGATCAATGATCCAGCCCATGAAATCAAGCTGGTGTATATCGATGATGTGGTTAATGCTTTCATTGACTGGCTGCGCGCGCCGGGCACCGGTTTCCAGTCGCAGGCAGTTGCCCCAGTTTACGAGGTCTCGCTTGGCGCGCTGGCTGAGCAGATCAAAGCCTTTGGCAATTGCCGGACGTCGTTAGTGTCCGAGCGTGTCGGCACCGGTTTTGTGCGGGCCCTGTATGCCACCTATGTCAGCTACCTGCCCACAGACCGGTTTGTGTACGATTTGCCGGTACATGGCGATGAGCGCGGGGTGTTTGTGGAAATGCTGAAGACGCCTGATGCGGGTCAGTTCTCGTTTTTCACGGCGCACCCTGGCATCACGCGTGGCGGACATTACCATCACAGCAAAACAGAAAAATTCCTGGTGATCAAAGGCCAGGCGCGCTTTGGTTTTCGTCATATGCACACCGATGAAACATTTTATCTGGACACCGATGGCGACAAACCGCAGATCGTGGAGACGGTTCCCGGGTGGACCCACGATATTACCAACATTGGTTCAACCGAGATGATTGTCATGTTGTGGG encodes:
- a CDS encoding polysaccharide biosynthesis protein, whose amino-acid sequence is MFSDKTLLITGGTGSFGHAVLRRFLDSDLREIRILSRDEKKQDDMRKEYQSPRLKFYIGDVRDYNSVLSAMRGVDYVFHAAALKQVPSCEFHPLEAVKTNVLGTENVLEAAINCEVERVICLSTDKAVYPINAMGISKAMMEKVAVAKSRSSSSTVICATRYGNVMASRGSVIPLFVEQIRSGRPISITDPTMTRFMMTLDDAVNLVLFAFEHGNPGDIFVQKAPASTIETLARALTSLLQVPDHDIRTIGTRHGEKRFEALLTREEMAGAADLGDYYRIPPDQRDLNYEKYVELGETSISSAEDYNSDNTTRLDVEGMKQLLMKLDFIKAIVAGAHVEPEV
- the wbjC gene encoding UDP-2-acetamido-2,6-beta-L-arabino-hexul-4-ose reductase, which translates into the protein MNVLVTGADGFIGKNLCLRLSEEASVSVIPFTRSNTIDDLAGLVADADAVVHLAGENRPQDPAAFEQINVGLTRALCDAISAAGKRIPLILASSAQAELDNPYGKSKLAAEQAVQALAGDGGNPVAVYRLPGVFGKWCKPNYNSVVATFCHNLANDLPIQINDPAHEIKLVYIDDVVNAFIDWLRAPGTGFQSQAVAPVYEVSLGALAEQIKAFGNCRTSLVSERVGTGFVRALYATYVSYLPTDRFVYDLPVHGDERGVFVEMLKTPDAGQFSFFTAHPGITRGGHYHHSKTEKFLVIKGQARFGFRHMHTDETFYLDTDGDKPQIVETVPGWTHDITNIGSTEMIVMLWANEIFDRDRPDTITSKVAHERT